From the Roseateles sp. XES5 genome, one window contains:
- a CDS encoding DUF2000 family protein, translating to MFDTKFAVVLREDLEVWQKLNVTAFLSGGVIGRKPELIGEDYRDASGNVYNALSVQPVIVLAADGATLSKIHGRALERAVPASVYIEEMFATGHDAANRAVFAQFGPGDAKIVGIALHADKKTVDRITKGAKLHA from the coding sequence ATGTTCGATACCAAGTTCGCCGTCGTGCTGCGCGAGGATCTGGAGGTCTGGCAGAAGCTCAACGTCACCGCCTTCCTGTCGGGCGGGGTCATCGGCCGCAAGCCCGAGCTGATCGGCGAAGATTACCGCGATGCGAGCGGCAATGTCTACAATGCCCTCAGCGTCCAGCCCGTCATCGTGCTGGCGGCGGATGGAGCGACCCTTTCGAAGATCCATGGCCGCGCGCTGGAGCGCGCCGTGCCCGCCTCCGTCTATATCGAGGAAATGTTCGCCACCGGCCATGACGCGGCCAACCGCGCCGTCTTCGCGCAGTTCGGCCCCGGGGACGCGAAGATCGTCGGCATCGCGCTCCATGCCGACAAGAAGACCGTCGACCGCATCACCAAGGGTGCGAAGCTGCACGCATAG
- a CDS encoding AraC family transcriptional regulator yields MQVLSREKAADHSAANAIAGALEGPLERSCMQKDRIVVAPELAGIERIEARFRGKGFEPHRHDTYALGVTMAGIQTFRYRGAARFSLPGNVIALHPDELHDGGAGTDAGLTYRMIYIPPERFLPATAERGRTLPFVAPVIDDPRLAGLLLEAIGSMDETIEPLKLDETMAEIAAALIDHAGAPKARPGRLARPEVLRACDFLRENLSHQVGSAELEAVTGLDRFALARQFRQLLGTSPHRYLVMRRLERAKALIAAGDSIAEAAFASGFADQAHLNRHFKKALGMTPGRFAALAGANAA; encoded by the coding sequence ATGCAGGTACTCTCCCGGGAAAAGGCCGCGGACCATTCCGCGGCCAATGCGATAGCAGGCGCGCTCGAAGGGCCGCTTGAACGTTCGTGCATGCAGAAGGACCGCATCGTCGTCGCGCCGGAACTGGCCGGCATCGAGCGCATCGAGGCGCGCTTCCGTGGCAAGGGCTTCGAGCCGCACCGGCACGACACCTATGCGCTGGGCGTCACGATGGCCGGCATCCAGACCTTCCGCTACCGGGGCGCGGCCCGTTTCAGCCTGCCCGGCAACGTCATCGCGCTGCATCCCGACGAATTGCACGACGGCGGCGCGGGCACCGACGCCGGCCTCACCTACCGGATGATCTATATTCCGCCGGAACGCTTCCTGCCGGCAACGGCCGAGCGGGGGCGGACGCTGCCCTTCGTCGCCCCCGTCATCGACGATCCGCGCCTTGCCGGCCTTCTGCTCGAGGCGATCGGCAGCATGGACGAGACGATCGAGCCGCTGAAGCTCGACGAGACGATGGCGGAGATCGCCGCCGCCCTCATCGACCATGCCGGTGCGCCGAAGGCCCGGCCCGGACGGCTCGCCCGCCCCGAGGTTCTGAGGGCCTGCGATTTCCTGCGGGAAAATCTCTCCCACCAGGTCGGCTCGGCGGAGCTCGAGGCGGTGACGGGCCTCGACCGTTTCGCGCTCGCCCGGCAGTTCCGCCAATTGCTCGGCACGAGCCCGCACCGCTACCTCGTCATGCGCCGGCTGGAGCGGGCGAAGGCGCTGATCGCGGCCGGCGACAGCATCGCCGAGGCCGCCTTCGCCAGCGGCTTTGCCGACCAGGCGCATCTCAACCGTCACTTCAAGAAGGCGCTCGGCATGACGCCGGGGCGCTTCGCGGCGCTGGCCGGCGCAAACGCGGCCTGA
- a CDS encoding DUF922 domain-containing Zn-dependent protease codes for MRTAAFLAALLLSTLCLDRGAAAQDWQAVERVEPYAVTGSTGLEIYQSIGEHGPKLGIARVIAHTGFKLTWTRKYERVGNACVITVNRPKLVITYTLPRLKSKLSGPLKGRWDTFIAGVTAHEKLHGDFIKDMVKQIEAMSVGMRVENDPKCQKIRPQLQTRLGELSDAQRARSRDFDQIELSDGGNVHQLILQLVDPR; via the coding sequence ATGCGGACCGCTGCCTTCCTCGCCGCTCTCCTGCTTTCCACGCTTTGCCTGGACAGGGGCGCTGCCGCGCAGGACTGGCAGGCGGTCGAGCGGGTGGAGCCCTATGCGGTTACGGGATCGACCGGCCTTGAAATCTACCAGTCGATCGGCGAGCACGGACCGAAGCTCGGCATCGCCCGCGTCATCGCCCATACCGGCTTCAAGCTGACCTGGACACGTAAATACGAGCGCGTCGGCAATGCCTGCGTCATCACGGTCAACAGGCCGAAGCTCGTCATCACCTACACCTTGCCCAGGCTGAAATCCAAGCTCTCCGGGCCGCTGAAGGGCCGCTGGGACACCTTCATCGCCGGGGTCACCGCCCATGAGAAGCTGCATGGCGATTTCATCAAGGACATGGTGAAGCAGATCGAGGCGATGAGCGTCGGCATGCGGGTCGAGAACGATCCGAAGTGCCAGAAGATCCGCCCGCAGCTCCAGACCCGCCTTGGCGAACTCTCGGACGCCCAGCGCGCCCGCAGCCGCGATTTCGACCAGATCGAACTCAGCGACGGCGGCAACGTGCACCAACTCATCCTGCAACTGGTCGATCCGCGGTAG